The DNA region TCCACAGCATCCCTGTGGCTCGGGTACGGGTAAGCCCGGGAGAGCGCATTCTCCACAACATTGGCGTCCTCTCCAGTCCTGTCGGGATTGAGGATTGCCATCTGTACCATGAACTCTTCGTCAACGAGTGAGTACTCCCTGTTATCTGCCTTGATTGCCTTCAATGCCTCCTTCAAGTGCTGaggatttgaaatttttgagAACAATAATGTACGTAAAAAAATGCCAAAAATGAAACGAAGCCAATGTGCTCaagcttttttcttttaattttataaattattgacTCATTAATAATATAGCATATTAGAACGGCGGTTTAACCTCAGATCTCACTAAAcattaaaataacaataaaaagaACTGGAAGTTTACCCTTGAGTTAACTTTATAACATAGATTTTAATTGGTCATCACTTTCTGTCTAAATAATGCCAAGTACAAGGAAGATTCGGGTGAAGAGATCGATCAActgattattaattaaatggaaGAAGAAACCAACTCGTGCTGTATTATATAACATGACATGATACATTcgggtattttattttgggcCAGACACACTCGTGTTCATacagcaaaaaataaaatttacattacttggatttcaaaatttactaTACCTCCATTCGGAACTCCTCCACCAACGGATTGGCACCAACGGCCTTTGCGCGGCTGTCAATATCTGCTTGCAGCTGCCGAAACTGATACTCAGCGTCCCACTCGATGGCCACCAACAGCTGCCGAAACTGATATGCAACGTCCCACCTGATGGCCACCATGGAGAGGGTGGCCACAATGTAGAGGTAGCTCTTCTCATCGTAGCTCACCACAATGAGACTTTCAGAGAAATAACACAACATCACAAGATTATTTCTATGATTTTTGAAGTCAATGGGatcaaagaaaaagagatcaTATCTAAATAAAGCTTGGCTAGGAGCAAACATACAAAGTCACAAGGGCAAGCTCATAGACACCTATTGATGCCATATGAATAACCTTGATCTTTGTATAATAGCTTCCAAAAACACCAACTAGATCATGCTAACCACCTAGCCCGTTATTAGATCAAGTCACACTAGAATAAAGCTAAGAACTCAAGAAACTAAATTCGGATCAAGCCTATTGCGTGGGTAAAGTTGGCTTGAAATCAACAGAAATTGCATTCTTTCAACTACAAATGGCATCCCATGATTAAGCGTAGCAAAACAAATCTCAAAGAGATGATATAACATTCACAATGGAACCAACTCATTACAAATCAGCCACACATTCAAGCATTATCAAACTCATGCAAAACATCCTAAATCAAATACATAATAGCACAAATATCAA from Punica granatum isolate Tunisia-2019 chromosome 3, ASM765513v2, whole genome shotgun sequence includes:
- the LOC116201535 gene encoding uncharacterized protein LOC116201535; protein product: MVAIRWDVAYQFRQLLVAIEWDAEYQFRQLQADIDSRAKAVGANPLVEEFRMEHLKEALKAIKADNREYSLVDEEFMVQMAILNPDRTGEDANVVENALSRAYPYPSHRDAVEAEKSKLQIGHSRSEDAGCHCLIEHLIGVTDSVANDRPSRKVNKLLVNETAYVISG